From Echinicola soli, a single genomic window includes:
- a CDS encoding LacI family DNA-binding transcriptional regulator: protein MKLGQATIKDIAKALNISSSTVSRALKDYPGISKETKEKVKALAKKLNYRPNAVALSLRKSKSSTIGVIIPEVVHFFFSTVISGIEEVAYANGYNVILLQTNENATRELAAVDTIISNQIDGLLVSFSKETSNFDHFKKLMDYHYPIVFFDRLPNLQDTVNVTVDDQTGAYKAVKHLIEQGYTKIIHLAGPENLKISIDRKEGYLKALQEAGIPIREEWIIPCPKGTPEESETICRALFSHASDRPDAVFASNDIAAAGAMQAAKSMGLKLPEEFGAVGFSDWQFSSMIEPPLSSVSQPGFDMGEKATQLLLEMIDSENEEAFTARTEMLETGLVIRKSSLRKG, encoded by the coding sequence ATGAAACTAGGACAAGCCACGATCAAGGATATTGCAAAAGCCCTGAATATTTCCTCTTCTACCGTCTCACGTGCCCTGAAAGATTACCCGGGAATCAGTAAGGAAACAAAGGAAAAGGTAAAGGCACTTGCAAAAAAACTCAATTACCGCCCCAACGCCGTGGCTTTGAGCCTCCGAAAAAGCAAGTCTTCCACCATTGGTGTTATAATCCCCGAGGTGGTGCACTTTTTTTTTAGCACGGTCATCAGTGGAATAGAAGAGGTGGCTTACGCCAACGGTTATAATGTCATTCTCCTACAGACCAACGAAAATGCAACCAGAGAGCTCGCCGCAGTGGATACCATCATCAGCAACCAAATCGATGGGCTTTTGGTGAGCTTCTCCAAGGAAACATCTAATTTTGACCATTTCAAAAAACTAATGGATTATCATTACCCCATTGTGTTTTTTGACCGTCTTCCAAATCTTCAAGACACGGTCAATGTCACCGTAGATGACCAGACAGGTGCATATAAGGCCGTCAAACACCTCATCGAACAAGGCTATACCAAAATCATTCACTTGGCTGGCCCGGAGAACCTGAAAATCAGCATTGACCGAAAAGAAGGATATCTTAAAGCGCTACAGGAAGCAGGTATTCCTATTCGCGAAGAATGGATCATCCCTTGTCCCAAAGGCACTCCAGAGGAAAGTGAGACCATTTGCCGGGCATTGTTCTCCCATGCCTCAGACCGACCGGACGCAGTATTTGCATCGAATGACATCGCAGCAGCCGGAGCCATGCAAGCAGCCAAATCCATGGGATTAAAACTTCCTGAGGAGTTTGGTGCTGTAGGCTTTAGCGACTGGCAGTTTTCTTCAATGATAGAGCCTCCCCTTTCTTCCGTTTCCCAGCCTGGCTTCGATATGGGCGAAAAGGCAACCCAGCTACTTTTGGAAATGATCGATTCCGAAAATGAGGAAGCATTTACAGCGCGTACGGAGATGCTCGAAACAGGTTTGGTCATTCGGAAATCCTCTTTGAGGAAAGGATAG